TTGTGGAAATAGCGAATAGTATGGGAATCAAAACAATCGTATCTAGTGGAAGACATACCGATCCGGCAAAAAAAGCAGCATGGAAATCCTATGATGTGGATGGAATGGATGTTCCGGGACTGATTGCACTGGCAAGAGATGAACAGATAGATGGGGTGCTTGTAGGTGTTGCCGACGTGCTTGTCCCTTCTTATTGCAAAGTATGTAATGCGTTGGAACTTCCATGCTATGCAACACAGCAAATTGTGGATGTGTTTGCATTTAAAGATGTATTTAAAACAACCTGTGAAAGATATGGAGTGCATGGTATTCCGGAATATTATCTGGATGCAGAGATGAAAAGGGAGGATTTGGATAAAATCAGATATCCGGTCATGATAAAGCCGGTTGATAATGGTGGGGGCGTCGGGATGACAGTTGCATATAATGAAGCTGAACTTAAAGAGGGTGTAAAAAAGGCTCTGGATGCCTCTAACAAAAAGCGTTTTATTGTTGAAAAGTATATGCTTTGTGATGATATGGGAATGTATTATACGTTTAAGGACGGTTACTGCAGTGCTTCCTGTATTTATGACCGATACACAACAGATGAGCAGCCGGGATTGAGTCGTGTGTGCCTGGGAGGTACATATCCATCTAAACATCTTGAAAAATATTTTTTACGTATGCATGAAAATGCAGTTCGAATGTTTAAAGAAATTGGAATTAAAAATGGTGTATTAATGCTTTCCGGATTTTATGAAAACGGAGAGTTTTACGTATATGATACAGGATTTCGTTTGCAGGGGGAAGCACCGCATCTTCTCATGAAAGCAATTCATGGATTTGACCAGAGAGAAATGTTGATTCGTTTTGCATTGACCGGATCGGAAGGCAATATTGATCTGGAAACAGATGATATGGCCAGACTTCGTGGTAAATGGGCAGGCACGTTATGGTTTCTGCTAAGGCAGGGAAAGATAGAAAAGATTGAAGGTCTGGATAATATTAAGGGTGACAAGAGAGTTGTAGCAAATATTCAAAGACTTCACGCAGGAGATGTCGTTGTCCCAGAATGGATTGGAAACGAGAAGCAGGTATTGACCAGGATGTATTTGGTATGCGATACGAAAGAAGAATTGGCAGAATGCTTAAAAGAGTATCAGGACAAAGTGAAAGTTTATGATGTCAACGGAAACAACATGGTCCTTAATGGCTTTGATGTAGATATTGCGTTGGAATTGAAGTAAGCATAATTCATAGGGAGAAATCATGGAATTGCATAGATTAAAGGACAAGGTTATTGTGATCTCAGGCGGAACAAAAGGTGTCGGAAAAACAATGGCGGAGGTTTGTGGAAGAGAAGGCGCAAAGGTTGTTATAGGAGGAAGAGACGAAAAGGCAGCAAAAGAGGCATTAAGAAATGTAAAAATTTTCGGTTCGGAAGGGATTTTTGTACATACAGATTTATTGAAGGTTGAAGATTGCATGAAGCTATTTGATAAAGCATATGAAACATATGGGAAAATTGATGGTTTTTTTAACTATGCAGGGGTAACTCCAGTTAGTCCTTTGGATTCCTGCAGTGAGGAAACATTTGACTGGATTATGGATGTGAATTTTAAATCATGTTTCTTCTGTTGTCAGCAGGCAATCAAATATATGAGAAAGACTGGCGGTG
The Ruminococcus gauvreauii genome window above contains:
- a CDS encoding ATP-grasp domain-containing protein produces the protein MDKAFEGKKLLILGGNPETTPLVEIANSMGIKTIVSSGRHTDPAKKAAWKSYDVDGMDVPGLIALARDEQIDGVLVGVADVLVPSYCKVCNALELPCYATQQIVDVFAFKDVFKTTCERYGVHGIPEYYLDAEMKREDLDKIRYPVMIKPVDNGGGVGMTVAYNEAELKEGVKKALDASNKKRFIVEKYMLCDDMGMYYTFKDGYCSASCIYDRYTTDEQPGLSRVCLGGTYPSKHLEKYFLRMHENAVRMFKEIGIKNGVLMLSGFYENGEFYVYDTGFRLQGEAPHLLMKAIHGFDQREMLIRFALTGSEGNIDLETDDMARLRGKWAGTLWFLLRQGKIEKIEGLDNIKGDKRVVANIQRLHAGDVVVPEWIGNEKQVLTRMYLVCDTKEELAECLKEYQDKVKVYDVNGNNMVLNGFDVDIALELK
- a CDS encoding SDR family NAD(P)-dependent oxidoreductase, whose product is MELHRLKDKVIVISGGTKGVGKTMAEVCGREGAKVVIGGRDEKAAKEALRNVKIFGSEGIFVHTDLLKVEDCMKLFDKAYETYGKIDGFFNYAGVTPVSPLDSCSEETFDWIMDVNFKSCFFCCQQAIKYMRKTGGGSIVLTGSAHAWGGQKDRAAYACSKGVLRTLMEHIAHNYAVEQIRCNYLTLGWTPTEGEVELRKRLGESEAELRKRAAAILPLGRMCERNDYVEAIIYMLSDASAMMTGSTFRVTAGEYI